A genome region from Natronosalvus rutilus includes the following:
- a CDS encoding glycerophosphodiester phosphodiesterase: MRLIAHRGFARSAPENTITAIRSAAEYADAVEFDVRRCGSGELVVFHDDTLERVTVESGAISDRPLEELRALTVLDSEDTIPTLEEVLEALPPSLEVNLEMKELGIAADVLEALEGVENRVVTTSFLHPELRRVRELDPDQPTGLLASRHLEHPVTTAIELDCDVIGANYWRCLFTRLVPRAKALGLEVHAWSIEHELLARALGYRGVDCISADRPLNL; encoded by the coding sequence ATGCGACTCATCGCTCACCGCGGATTCGCCCGATCGGCCCCCGAAAATACGATCACCGCAATTCGATCGGCAGCGGAGTACGCCGACGCCGTCGAGTTCGACGTTCGACGGTGTGGCTCCGGCGAACTCGTCGTCTTCCATGACGACACGCTCGAGCGCGTCACCGTCGAGTCCGGTGCCATCTCGGATCGACCCCTCGAGGAACTGCGAGCGCTCACCGTTCTGGACTCCGAGGACACGATTCCGACGCTCGAAGAGGTCCTCGAGGCGTTGCCACCGTCGCTCGAGGTCAACCTCGAGATGAAGGAACTCGGCATCGCCGCGGACGTACTCGAGGCGCTCGAGGGAGTCGAAAACCGGGTCGTGACGACCTCGTTTCTCCACCCCGAGCTCCGACGAGTGCGCGAACTCGATCCCGACCAGCCGACCGGCCTCCTGGCTAGTCGCCACCTCGAACATCCGGTGACGACTGCCATCGAACTCGACTGCGACGTTATCGGGGCGAACTACTGGCGCTGTCTGTTCACCCGGCTGGTGCCGCGAGCGAAGGCACTCGGCCTCGAGGTTCACGCCTGGTCGATCGAACACGAACTTCTCGCTCGAGCACTGGGATACCGCGGCGTCGATTGTATCTCCGCCGATCGACCGCTGAATCTGTAG
- a CDS encoding SDR family oxidoreductase, producing MSTPTLEFDGTVAVITGASGALGSAAVDRFRDAGATVCAVDVVEPDDEDAQLDLDADTHFYQADLTDESAVESLVETVLDNHGRIDHLLNVAGTWRGGNHVEETPLEEFELLVDVNLKSAFLASKHALPHLHETEGAIVSVSARSGLEGGSGDGPYRITKAGVKILTETLAEENRGTVRANCVLPSVIDTPANREMMPDADHDSWVDPADIAAVMAFLCSDGASVTSGAAVPVYGEA from the coding sequence ATGTCGACACCGACACTCGAGTTCGACGGAACCGTCGCAGTCATCACGGGCGCCAGCGGTGCGCTCGGAAGCGCCGCAGTCGACCGCTTTCGGGACGCGGGCGCGACCGTCTGTGCCGTCGACGTCGTCGAACCCGACGACGAGGACGCCCAGCTCGACCTCGACGCGGATACCCACTTCTACCAGGCCGACCTTACGGACGAATCCGCCGTCGAGTCCCTCGTCGAGACGGTACTCGACAATCACGGTCGGATCGATCACCTGCTAAACGTCGCCGGGACCTGGCGCGGCGGGAACCACGTCGAGGAGACGCCGCTCGAGGAGTTCGAACTGCTGGTCGACGTCAATCTCAAGTCGGCGTTCCTGGCGTCGAAACACGCCCTTCCACACCTGCATGAGACCGAAGGTGCCATCGTGAGTGTGAGCGCCCGCTCTGGGCTCGAGGGTGGGTCGGGCGATGGTCCCTACCGGATCACCAAGGCGGGCGTGAAAATCCTGACCGAGACGCTAGCGGAGGAAAATCGCGGGACGGTCAGGGCGAACTGCGTCCTCCCCAGCGTGATCGATACGCCGGCCAACAGGGAGATGATGCCCGACGCGGATCACGACTCGTGGGTCGACCCGGCCGACATCGCCGCAGTCATGGCGTTTCTCTGTAGCGACGGCGCCTCGGTGACCAGCGGTGCGGCCGTTCCGGTGTACGGCGAGGCCTGA
- a CDS encoding branched-chain amino acid ABC transporter permease produces the protein MGGSESLTWGARIREQPFLFVAILAGVLLVFDLIAKLAGFEIPIIGGRTFGGQLTFGQFRGLVWNGLVVGLIFGLAGIGLSMTYSILNFANFSHGDLVTTGAFTGWGAALLVAGWGVTDAGYLLLVRPVSGANPNEIGASIVQAPLGILLGVIVAAVATVLVAVVIDRLVYRPMRDRGGIPLLIASIGAALALRYLIQLVYGGRSRGITAPIQGDNPEIFGLAFDPHEVSLVVVAVGLMLGMHFMLQRTKLGKAMRAMADNKDLALVTGIPTERVVTATWVIGGALAGVSGYLYVLERGTIEFNIGWFLLLFIFAAVILGGIGSIYGAIAGGFVIGFVHEMSLIWIPSDFNAAAAFVIMILVLLYRPQGIFGGVTTA, from the coding sequence ATGGGAGGTTCAGAATCACTAACTTGGGGAGCCCGCATACGCGAGCAGCCGTTTCTGTTCGTGGCGATTCTTGCGGGGGTGTTGCTGGTGTTCGACCTGATAGCCAAACTCGCAGGGTTCGAAATACCGATAATCGGCGGGCGAACGTTCGGTGGGCAATTGACGTTCGGGCAATTTAGGGGGCTCGTCTGGAACGGTCTCGTCGTCGGCCTCATCTTCGGGCTCGCCGGCATCGGACTCTCGATGACGTACAGCATACTCAACTTCGCGAACTTTTCTCACGGTGACCTGGTGACGACTGGTGCGTTCACCGGCTGGGGGGCCGCGCTGCTCGTTGCCGGCTGGGGCGTTACTGACGCGGGCTACCTGCTGCTGGTACGACCTGTCTCCGGAGCGAACCCGAACGAGATCGGCGCCTCGATTGTCCAGGCCCCGCTCGGAATACTCCTTGGCGTTATCGTCGCGGCCGTCGCGACCGTGCTCGTCGCCGTCGTGATCGACCGCCTCGTCTACAGGCCGATGCGTGACCGTGGTGGCATCCCGCTGTTGATCGCCAGCATCGGGGCGGCACTGGCACTCCGGTACCTGATCCAGCTGGTTTACGGCGGCCGGAGTCGTGGGATCACCGCTCCGATTCAGGGCGACAACCCGGAGATTTTCGGCCTGGCGTTCGACCCCCATGAGGTCTCGCTAGTCGTCGTCGCGGTCGGACTGATGCTCGGCATGCACTTCATGCTCCAGCGGACGAAACTCGGCAAGGCGATGCGCGCGATGGCCGACAACAAGGACCTCGCGCTCGTCACCGGGATCCCGACCGAGCGCGTCGTCACCGCGACCTGGGTCATCGGCGGTGCGCTCGCCGGCGTCTCCGGCTACCTGTACGTCCTCGAGCGCGGTACAATCGAGTTCAACATCGGCTGGTTCCTCCTGCTGTTCATCTTCGCCGCGGTCATCCTCGGTGGGATTGGCTCGATCTACGGCGCCATCGCCGGCGGCTTCGTCATCGGGTTCGTCCACGAGATGTCGCTCATCTGGATTCCCTCGGACTTCAACGCCGCCGCGGCGTTCGTCATCATGATTCTGGTCCTGCTCTATCGACCGCAGGGCATCTTTGGCGGGGTGACGACCGCATGA
- a CDS encoding branched-chain amino acid ABC transporter permease, whose amino-acid sequence MSVETESGPPGADDASSGGDPSTVREVLARELAATDFRIILVTLLGVYALFAVFTFLGGGGLNTLGSTWVQLTFWFAAYAVLALALNLQWGYTGLFNIGVAGFMAVGVYTMAMLSTSPEAISGMGLGLPLVVGVIGGMTAAALVGLIAAVPALRLRADYLAIVTLGLSEIIRLTANSKTLSDWTMETFGFGTGGGSGTDLPARPTDSLTNEYLLPVVQGSGLEITDAVVRRFMWVLAMIGFVIVIYWLLARVGNSPFGRVLKAIREDELVAQSLGKDTRWFKIKVFMLGCALMGLGGILWQGSRGYVSPNSFMPIVTFYVFIAVIVGGSGSNTGSVVGSILFVGLLFEGPRTVASLFSNAVELGAVPSTFAGAVEPLAVFNFAPLLAYLFENISALRFVLLGIVLILIMQYRPDGVLGHRTESAAAIDLGRNGSAPARGDDNE is encoded by the coding sequence ATGAGCGTCGAAACCGAGAGCGGACCGCCCGGAGCAGACGACGCCTCGAGCGGGGGCGACCCGTCGACCGTTCGCGAGGTGCTGGCCCGGGAACTGGCCGCGACCGACTTCCGGATCATCCTGGTCACGCTCCTCGGCGTGTACGCGCTGTTCGCCGTGTTCACGTTCCTGGGCGGCGGCGGTCTGAATACCCTCGGCTCGACGTGGGTGCAGCTCACGTTCTGGTTCGCGGCCTACGCCGTCCTCGCCCTGGCGTTGAACCTCCAGTGGGGGTACACGGGGCTGTTCAACATCGGTGTCGCGGGCTTCATGGCCGTCGGCGTCTACACGATGGCGATGCTCTCGACGTCGCCGGAGGCGATTTCGGGAATGGGGCTCGGCCTCCCGCTCGTCGTCGGTGTTATCGGTGGCATGACCGCCGCAGCGCTCGTCGGACTCATCGCCGCCGTCCCCGCGTTGCGACTTCGTGCGGACTACCTCGCCATCGTCACGCTCGGCCTCTCCGAAATCATCCGACTGACGGCCAACTCCAAGACGCTTTCTGACTGGACGATGGAGACGTTCGGGTTCGGAACCGGCGGCGGTAGCGGAACGGACCTCCCCGCTCGGCCGACCGACTCCCTGACCAACGAGTACCTCCTGCCGGTGGTCCAGGGCTCCGGTCTCGAGATCACCGATGCGGTCGTCAGACGGTTTATGTGGGTCCTCGCGATGATCGGCTTCGTCATCGTCATCTACTGGCTCCTCGCCAGAGTGGGGAACTCTCCGTTCGGACGAGTGCTGAAAGCAATCCGTGAGGACGAACTCGTGGCGCAATCGCTCGGGAAGGACACGCGGTGGTTCAAGATCAAGGTCTTCATGCTCGGGTGCGCGCTGATGGGACTGGGCGGCATCCTCTGGCAGGGTTCGCGAGGCTACGTCAGTCCGAACTCGTTCATGCCGATCGTCACCTTCTACGTGTTCATCGCCGTCATCGTCGGCGGGTCGGGTTCGAACACGGGAAGCGTGGTCGGGTCGATTCTCTTCGTCGGCCTCCTGTTCGAGGGGCCGCGAACGGTCGCGAGCCTCTTTTCCAATGCAGTCGAGCTCGGCGCGGTTCCCAGCACGTTCGCCGGGGCGGTCGAACCGCTTGCCGTCTTCAACTTCGCGCCGCTGCTCGCGTACCTGTTCGAAAACATCTCGGCGCTCCGGTTCGTGCTGCTCGGGATCGTTCTGATCCTCATCATGCAGTACCGCCCCGACGGCGTCCTCGGCCACCGCACCGAGTCGGCTGCGGCCATCGACCTGGGCCGAAACGGGTCGGCTCCCGCTAGAGGTGACGACAATGAGTGA
- a CDS encoding ABC transporter ATP-binding protein, with protein sequence MSDATRTDTATKGTETHESAASDETADGIPLRVENLRKTFGGIVAVDDATFEVEAGSLTGLIGPNGAGKSTTFNCIAGAHAPDSGTVTFQGENITGLRPEQIANRGLVRTFQIARELEEMTVLENLMLAPKGQRGESLWRSVTPFARGEVVDQELEIRERVWEMLEFFEIDHIAHHEAGTLSGGQRKLLEMARALMTDPDMVLLDEPLAGVNPTLEEKLLERIHELRGQGYTFLLVEHDMDVIMENCEHVIVMHQGSVLAEGEPEAVQQNERVIQAYLGEMDV encoded by the coding sequence ATGAGTGACGCGACCAGAACTGACACGGCGACGAAGGGGACCGAGACGCACGAATCGGCTGCGAGCGACGAAACCGCCGACGGCATCCCACTCCGCGTCGAGAACCTGCGAAAGACGTTCGGCGGCATCGTCGCCGTCGACGACGCGACCTTCGAGGTCGAGGCCGGATCGCTCACCGGACTCATCGGTCCGAACGGCGCCGGCAAATCGACGACGTTCAACTGCATCGCCGGCGCTCACGCACCCGACTCGGGCACGGTCACGTTCCAGGGCGAGAACATCACAGGTCTCCGCCCCGAACAGATCGCCAACCGGGGCCTCGTTCGGACGTTCCAGATCGCGCGCGAACTCGAGGAGATGACCGTCCTCGAGAACCTGATGCTCGCCCCGAAGGGACAACGCGGCGAATCGCTCTGGCGCTCGGTGACCCCGTTCGCCCGCGGCGAGGTCGTCGATCAGGAACTCGAGATTCGCGAGCGAGTCTGGGAGATGCTCGAGTTCTTCGAGATCGACCACATCGCCCACCACGAGGCCGGAACGCTCTCTGGCGGCCAGCGAAAGCTCCTCGAGATGGCCCGGGCGTTGATGACCGACCCGGACATGGTGTTGCTCGACGAACCGCTCGCGGGCGTCAACCCGACGCTCGAGGAGAAGTTGCTCGAGCGGATTCACGAACTGCGCGGGCAGGGGTACACGTTCCTGCTCGTCGAGCACGACATGGACGTCATCATGGAGAACTGCGAGCACGTCATCGTGATGCACCAGGGGTCGGTGCTGGCCGAGGGTGAACCGGAAGCGGTGCAGCAAAACGAACGCGTGATCCAGGCGTACCTGGGGGAGATGGACGTATGA
- a CDS encoding ABC transporter ATP-binding protein, producing the protein MSADQPESQTQTAETEANRSTEPTAGGESDSDGDGVSALRDPLATVPEETILTVRDLDAGYGDLQILTDVDLDVGEGEYVTIVGPNGAGKSTVMKSVFGLTTYMGGSITFQDEEIHPLDPEDIIHKGISYVPQNENIFGTLTVEENLEMGAYILDSVPEDRLEAVYERFPVLRERKDQKAGTMSGGQRQMVAMGRALMLDPDLLLLDEPSAGLAPDLVQDMFDRIDRINDDGTAILMVEQNAKTALRRCDRGYVLAQGENSYTDTGDRLLADDEVRQQFLGG; encoded by the coding sequence ATGAGTGCCGATCAGCCAGAGTCACAGACACAGACGGCCGAAACCGAGGCGAACCGATCGACCGAACCGACGGCGGGTGGCGAAAGCGATAGCGATGGCGACGGGGTCTCCGCGCTCCGGGACCCGCTGGCGACCGTCCCCGAGGAGACCATCCTCACCGTGCGCGACCTCGACGCCGGCTACGGCGACCTGCAGATTCTGACCGACGTCGACCTCGACGTCGGCGAGGGCGAGTACGTGACCATCGTCGGCCCGAACGGCGCCGGCAAGTCGACGGTCATGAAGTCGGTGTTCGGCCTGACGACCTACATGGGCGGCTCGATCACCTTCCAGGACGAAGAGATTCACCCTCTCGATCCCGAGGATATCATCCACAAGGGCATCAGCTACGTCCCCCAGAACGAGAACATCTTCGGGACGCTCACGGTCGAGGAGAACCTCGAGATGGGTGCGTACATTCTCGACTCGGTGCCCGAGGATCGACTCGAGGCCGTCTACGAACGGTTCCCGGTGCTTCGAGAGCGCAAGGACCAGAAGGCCGGAACGATGTCCGGCGGGCAGCGACAGATGGTCGCGATGGGACGGGCGCTGATGCTCGACCCCGACCTGCTGCTGCTAGACGAACCGTCGGCCGGCCTCGCCCCCGACCTGGTCCAGGACATGTTCGACCGGATCGACCGGATCAACGACGACGGGACGGCAATCTTGATGGTCGAGCAGAACGCCAAAACCGCGCTCAGGCGCTGTGATCGAGGCTACGTGCTCGCCCAGGGTGAAAACAGCTACACGGACACCGGAGACCGGTTGCTGGCCGACGACGAGGTGCGCCAGCAGTTCCTCGGCGGGTGA
- a CDS encoding ABC transporter substrate-binding protein produces the protein MVQKLPRRKVLTGIGVAGALGVAGCLDAQGNGDGNGGNGGNGNDTGNGNGNDTDDGNGGAEIDYSGTVRYGVLMPETGDLGSLGGPIRDGALLVESQLSGSLEFDVQTGDTETQPSAGQSAAQNLVDAGMPAVVGPAASNVNMQVTRSAFIPNQVVGISPASTSPAVTDLEDDGYIFRTCPSDALQGPVMSDVVMNQMEGSSTATLYLNDDYGQALESSYASAFEEAGGEVTNQVSFEAEQSTYSSQLGDALSGEPDVLMVVGFPQSGITLFRDYYSDYASDWDGQVIVPDGLIDDTLPGEVGNDMEDVWGTAPSSAGPGADFFADRYEEEFGSEPGVFNGQAYDAAAVITLATVAVGGDEADGTAIRDAIPEVANPEGTEYGPSELADAAAAVAGGEEINYVGASSPVDFDENGDVVSASYDVMRYQGGGLEVQDTIDYEAE, from the coding sequence ATGGTACAGAAGCTACCAAGACGGAAGGTGCTAACCGGTATCGGTGTAGCAGGTGCACTCGGTGTTGCTGGTTGCCTCGATGCCCAGGGGAACGGCGATGGCAACGGTGGTAACGGTGGCAACGGCAACGACACTGGCAACGGAAACGGCAACGACACTGACGACGGCAACGGCGGCGCCGAGATCGACTACAGCGGAACGGTCAGATACGGCGTACTGATGCCCGAAACGGGTGACCTGGGGAGCCTCGGCGGACCGATCCGGGACGGAGCGCTGCTGGTCGAAAGCCAGCTTTCGGGCAGCCTTGAGTTCGACGTCCAGACGGGGGACACGGAGACTCAGCCCTCCGCCGGGCAGTCGGCCGCCCAGAACCTCGTCGACGCCGGTATGCCGGCCGTCGTCGGTCCCGCAGCCTCGAACGTTAATATGCAGGTCACTCGCAGCGCCTTTATCCCAAATCAGGTCGTCGGCATCTCGCCGGCGTCGACCTCCCCCGCGGTGACGGACCTCGAGGACGACGGGTACATCTTCCGGACGTGTCCGAGCGACGCGCTGCAGGGCCCCGTCATGTCCGACGTCGTGATGAACCAGATGGAGGGAAGTTCGACCGCGACGCTCTATCTGAACGACGACTACGGACAGGCGCTCGAGTCCTCGTACGCCTCCGCGTTCGAGGAAGCCGGCGGCGAGGTCACCAACCAGGTGTCCTTCGAAGCCGAGCAGTCGACCTACAGTTCACAGCTCGGGGACGCCCTCAGCGGCGAACCGGACGTGCTAATGGTCGTCGGCTTCCCCCAGTCCGGCATCACGCTTTTCCGGGATTACTACAGCGACTACGCGTCCGACTGGGACGGACAGGTCATCGTCCCCGACGGCCTCATCGACGACACGTTGCCCGGCGAGGTCGGAAACGACATGGAAGACGTCTGGGGTACCGCACCGAGTTCGGCTGGCCCGGGTGCGGACTTCTTCGCGGACCGCTACGAGGAGGAATTCGGCTCCGAACCCGGCGTCTTCAACGGACAGGCCTACGACGCCGCGGCCGTCATCACCCTCGCGACGGTCGCCGTGGGTGGCGACGAGGCTGACGGCACGGCGATTCGTGACGCCATCCCCGAGGTCGCGAACCCCGAAGGAACCGAGTACGGTCCGAGCGAACTCGCCGACGCCGCCGCTGCAGTTGCCGGTGGCGAGGAGATTAACTACGTTGGCGCGTCTTCGCCCGTCGACTTCGACGAGAACGGCGACGTGGTGAGCGCCTCGTACGACGTCATGCGCTACCAGGGCGGCGGTCTCGAGGTGCAGGATACGATCGACTACGAGGCCGAATAA
- a CDS encoding acyl-CoA carboxylase subunit beta produces the protein MEERIKELESMREEALLGGGEERIERQHEKGKMTARERIEYFLDDDTFTEFDQLRTHEERNFGMEERKVLGDGVVTGYGEVEGRNVFVFAHDFTVFGGSLGEVFAEKVTKVMDMAMEVGAPIVGLNDSAGARIQEGVKSLAGFTEIFRRNQQASGVVPQISSIMGPCAGGAVYSPAITDFIFMVEDSSHMYITGPGVTKTVTGEDVTHEELGGALTHANKTGVAQFACESEEQALDDIRRLLSYLPQNNVEDPPRVEPWDDPDRRDEALESIVPDNPQKPYDMTDVIGTVMDEGSFFEVAENYAKNLVVGFSRLDGRSVGVVANQPRVNAGTLTVDASMKGSRFVRFCDSFNIPIVTFVDVPGYMPGTDQEHRGIIRHGAKLLYAYSEASVPLLTVITRKAYGGAYCVMASKNLGADINYAWPTAEIAVMGPKGAVNILYRKELAEADDPDALREELIEEYREEFANPYTATDKGFLDDVIRPTETRPRLIRDLEMLETKREDTPDKKHGNIPL, from the coding sequence ATGGAAGAGCGTATCAAGGAACTCGAGTCCATGCGCGAAGAGGCGCTACTCGGGGGCGGCGAAGAGCGGATCGAACGCCAGCACGAGAAGGGGAAGATGACCGCGCGAGAGCGCATCGAATACTTCCTCGACGACGACACCTTCACCGAGTTCGACCAGCTCCGGACCCACGAGGAGCGCAACTTCGGGATGGAAGAGCGCAAGGTCCTCGGCGACGGCGTCGTCACGGGCTACGGCGAGGTCGAGGGACGAAACGTCTTCGTCTTCGCCCACGACTTCACCGTCTTCGGTGGCTCTTTAGGCGAAGTCTTCGCCGAGAAGGTGACGAAGGTGATGGACATGGCGATGGAGGTCGGTGCCCCCATCGTCGGCCTGAACGACTCCGCGGGCGCTCGTATCCAGGAGGGCGTCAAGAGCCTCGCCGGGTTCACCGAAATCTTCCGCCGCAACCAGCAAGCCAGCGGCGTCGTTCCCCAGATTTCCTCGATCATGGGGCCGTGTGCCGGGGGCGCCGTCTACTCCCCCGCGATCACCGACTTCATCTTCATGGTCGAGGACTCGAGTCACATGTACATCACGGGGCCCGGCGTCACGAAGACCGTCACCGGCGAGGACGTCACCCACGAGGAACTCGGCGGGGCGCTCACGCACGCGAACAAGACGGGTGTCGCCCAGTTTGCCTGCGAATCCGAGGAGCAGGCCCTGGACGACATCCGGCGACTGCTCTCGTATCTCCCACAGAACAACGTCGAGGACCCTCCACGGGTAGAGCCCTGGGACGACCCCGACCGTCGAGACGAGGCCCTCGAGTCGATCGTCCCCGACAACCCACAGAAACCCTACGACATGACCGACGTCATCGGGACGGTGATGGACGAGGGCTCGTTCTTCGAGGTGGCCGAGAACTACGCGAAGAACCTCGTCGTCGGCTTCTCGCGGCTCGACGGCCGTTCGGTCGGCGTTGTCGCGAACCAGCCGCGGGTCAACGCCGGCACGCTCACCGTCGACGCCTCGATGAAGGGGTCGCGGTTCGTCCGCTTCTGCGATTCGTTCAACATCCCCATCGTGACTTTCGTCGACGTGCCCGGCTACATGCCCGGGACCGACCAGGAACACCGCGGGATCATCCGCCACGGGGCGAAACTGCTCTACGCCTACTCCGAGGCGTCTGTTCCACTCTTGACGGTCATCACCCGCAAGGCCTACGGCGGCGCCTACTGCGTGATGGCCTCGAAGAACCTCGGCGCGGACATCAACTACGCCTGGCCGACGGCCGAAATCGCCGTCATGGGTCCGAAGGGCGCGGTCAACATCCTCTACCGCAAGGAACTTGCCGAGGCCGACGATCCGGACGCCCTGCGCGAAGAACTCATCGAGGAGTACCGCGAGGAGTTCGCCAACCCCTACACCGCCACGGACAAGGGCTTCCTCGACGACGTGATCCGCCCGACCGAAACCCGGCCACGGCTGATCCGGGACCTCGAGATGCTCGAGACCAAACGCGAGGACACGCCCGACAAGAAACACGGGAACATCCCCCTGTGA
- a CDS encoding acetyl-CoA carboxylase biotin carboxylase subunit — MFRKVLVANRGEIAVRVMRACEELNVGTVAVYSDADKHGGHVRYADEAYNVGPARAADSYLDHEAVIEAAQKADADAIHPGYGFLAENAEFAAKVEEVEGITWIGPSSSAMESLGEKTKARTIMHEADVPIVPGTTDPVTDPDEVRAFGDEHGYPIAIKAEGGGGGRGMKVVEDESEVDDQLESAQREGEAYFGNDSVYLERYLEKPRHIEVQIIADEHGNVRHLGERDCSLQRRHQKVIEEGPSPALSDELREQIGEAARRGVAAADYTNAGTVEFLVEEEPGREDVLGPDANFYFLEVNTRIQVEHCVTEEITGLDIVKRQIRVAAGEELDFEQDDVEIDGHAMEFRINAENAAKDFQPASGGTLTTYNPPGGIGVRLDDALSQGDDLVTDYDSMIAKLIVWGEDREECIERSLRALREYEIEGITTIVPFHRLMLTDEKFVEGRHTTKYLDNELEQSRIEQAQEQWGSEDSTATDEEVVEREFTVEVNGKRFDVNLEDRSGEIPQAASNGGSSTASRPPQSASSEDSSSDVEIQGDGERVDAEMQGTILSVEVAEGDEVAAGDVVVVLEAMKMENDIVASTGGTVSQVAVEEGQSVDMGDTLVVLE; from the coding sequence ATGTTCAGGAAGGTTCTGGTCGCGAACCGAGGCGAGATCGCGGTTCGAGTCATGCGGGCCTGCGAGGAATTGAACGTTGGCACCGTCGCCGTCTACTCCGACGCCGACAAACACGGCGGTCACGTCCGCTACGCCGACGAAGCCTACAACGTCGGCCCCGCCCGTGCGGCTGACTCCTACCTCGACCACGAGGCGGTCATCGAGGCCGCACAAAAGGCCGACGCCGACGCGATCCACCCCGGCTACGGCTTCCTCGCCGAAAACGCCGAGTTCGCCGCCAAAGTCGAGGAGGTAGAGGGCATCACCTGGATCGGCCCCTCGAGTTCGGCCATGGAGAGCCTCGGCGAGAAGACCAAGGCCCGAACGATCATGCACGAGGCCGACGTGCCCATCGTGCCCGGCACTACCGACCCCGTCACCGACCCCGACGAGGTCCGTGCCTTCGGCGACGAACACGGCTACCCGATCGCGATCAAAGCCGAGGGTGGCGGTGGCGGCCGCGGCATGAAGGTCGTCGAGGACGAGAGCGAGGTCGACGACCAGCTCGAAAGCGCCCAGCGCGAGGGCGAAGCCTACTTCGGCAACGACTCGGTCTACCTCGAGCGCTACCTCGAGAAGCCTCGCCACATCGAGGTCCAGATCATCGCCGACGAGCACGGCAACGTGCGCCACCTGGGCGAGCGCGACTGTTCGCTCCAGCGTCGTCACCAGAAAGTCATCGAAGAAGGCCCATCGCCCGCGTTATCGGACGAACTGCGCGAGCAGATCGGTGAAGCCGCCCGCCGCGGTGTCGCCGCTGCCGACTACACGAACGCCGGCACCGTCGAATTCCTCGTCGAGGAAGAACCCGGGCGAGAGGACGTCCTCGGGCCCGACGCGAACTTCTACTTCCTCGAGGTCAACACCCGGATCCAGGTCGAACACTGCGTCACCGAGGAGATCACCGGCCTCGACATCGTCAAGCGTCAGATCCGGGTCGCCGCGGGCGAGGAACTCGACTTCGAGCAGGACGACGTCGAGATCGACGGCCACGCGATGGAGTTCCGGATCAACGCCGAGAACGCCGCGAAGGACTTCCAGCCGGCTTCCGGGGGGACGCTGACGACCTACAACCCACCAGGTGGGATCGGCGTCCGCCTCGACGACGCCCTCAGCCAGGGCGACGACCTCGTCACCGACTACGACTCGATGATCGCGAAGCTCATCGTCTGGGGCGAGGACCGCGAGGAGTGTATCGAACGCTCGCTTCGCGCCCTGCGAGAGTACGAGATCGAGGGCATCACGACCATCGTCCCGTTCCACCGCCTGATGTTGACCGACGAGAAGTTCGTCGAGGGTCGACACACCACGAAGTACCTGGACAACGAACTCGAGCAGTCCAGAATCGAGCAGGCCCAGGAACAGTGGGGAAGCGAGGATTCGACCGCGACCGACGAGGAGGTCGTCGAACGCGAGTTCACCGTCGAGGTCAACGGCAAACGCTTCGACGTTAACCTCGAGGACCGTAGCGGCGAGATTCCGCAGGCAGCCAGCAACGGGGGATCGAGCACCGCCAGCAGACCACCACAATCTGCCAGCAGTGAGGACTCGAGCAGCGACGTAGAGATTCAGGGCGACGGCGAACGCGTCGACGCCGAGATGCAGGGAACGATCCTCTCCGTCGAGGTTGCAGAGGGCGACGAGGTCGCCGCCGGTGACGTCGTCGTCGTCCTGGAAGCGATGAAGATGGAAAACGACATAGTCGCCTCGACGGGCGGCACCGTCTCGCAGGTGGCCGTCGAAGAAGGCCAGAGCGTCGACATGGGCGATACGCTCGTCGTCCTCGAGTGA